In the genome of Enterococcus hirae ATCC 9790, one region contains:
- a CDS encoding sigma-70 family RNA polymerase sigma factor → MSEELLRTARDGDEEAFAILYQKYFPLLLRLKNMYYLRNYVYEDWEQEARIALYQALKTYENNKGVSFGSYYKSIISNQIYSLLRKQNALKRRDQKDELSIDQKVETEGPDFLAEITTQEPLAMQRLLLNEAIEDCEIKFSKKEAKIFYYYMQGTDFKRMAEELSMDVKQVKSAYSRVKFKIKQHLKNYHEE, encoded by the coding sequence ATGTCTGAGGAGTTATTGCGCACCGCACGTGACGGTGATGAAGAAGCATTCGCTATCCTATATCAAAAATATTTTCCACTTTTGTTACGTTTAAAAAATATGTACTACCTAAGAAATTATGTGTATGAAGATTGGGAACAAGAAGCAAGGATCGCCTTATACCAAGCTTTAAAGACTTATGAAAATAACAAAGGCGTTAGCTTTGGCAGCTATTATAAAAGCATTATCAGTAATCAAATTTATTCATTATTAAGAAAACAAAATGCCTTGAAACGTAGAGACCAAAAAGATGAATTATCGATTGATCAGAAGGTTGAAACAGAAGGTCCGGACTTTTTAGCAGAAATCACTACTCAAGAACCACTTGCGATGCAACGATTACTGTTAAATGAAGCCATTGAAGATTGCGAAATCAAATTTTCAAAAAAGGAAGCAAAAATATTTTATTATTATATGCAAGGAACCGATTTCAAGAGGATGGCAGAGGAACTTTCAATGGATGTCAAACAAGTCAAGAGTGCGTATAGCCGTGTGAAATTTAAAATAAAACAACATCTCAAAAATTATCATGAGGAATAA
- a CDS encoding RodZ domain-containing protein, whose amino-acid sequence MAFETIGETLRQARLNKKISLDELQQITKIQKRYLEAIDNDDFDQLPGKFYVRAFIRQYAEAVGEDGDHLVDVFDGKSKLSAGEVVARPEPETVSGSRKAMHQEEANPSKFWTSLPVILLGLVALAIITVVGYMTWQDRKSDPIIDTTATSVSVDGAITQTTSSTKKERESSSSTSTTTTSTTQEEKKMAITAGEDTGSTIAVNVTDAKKPVTLEFAATNRIWIGVLVDNAYVYQGTLAANETQSTQLPETATNATIRLGAASNATVKINGEEIPVNPGANNQNPKNVTLTLQYAE is encoded by the coding sequence GTGGCTTTTGAAACCATCGGAGAAACATTAAGGCAAGCTCGCCTAAATAAGAAAATATCTTTAGATGAATTACAGCAGATTACGAAAATTCAAAAACGTTATCTAGAAGCAATCGATAATGATGATTTTGATCAACTACCTGGAAAATTTTATGTTCGGGCATTTATTCGTCAATATGCAGAAGCTGTCGGTGAAGATGGCGATCATTTAGTTGATGTATTTGATGGGAAAAGCAAATTATCAGCTGGAGAAGTTGTCGCACGTCCTGAACCAGAAACAGTGAGTGGTTCGAGAAAAGCTATGCATCAGGAAGAAGCCAATCCAAGTAAGTTTTGGACAAGTCTACCGGTTATTTTACTTGGTTTAGTCGCTTTAGCAATTATTACTGTTGTGGGTTATATGACTTGGCAGGATCGAAAATCTGACCCGATTATTGATACAACGGCAACTTCAGTTTCGGTTGACGGTGCAATTACACAAACGACATCTAGCACTAAGAAAGAGCGTGAATCCTCTTCTTCAACAAGTACGACAACCACTTCAACAACACAAGAAGAGAAAAAGATGGCGATTACGGCTGGTGAAGACACAGGTAGTACGATCGCAGTGAATGTTACGGATGCGAAAAAACCTGTTACACTTGAATTTGCAGCGACTAACCGAATTTGGATCGGTGTATTAGTGGATAATGCCTATGTTTATCAAGGGACATTAGCAGCAAATGAAACACAAAGCACGCAATTACCGGAAACGGCAACCAATGCAACGATTCGATTAGGAGCTGCAAGTAATGCAACGGTTAAGATAAACGGGGAAGAAATCCCTGTTAATCCAGGAGCGAATAATCAAAATCCTAAAAATGTCACATTGACACTACAGTATGCAGAGTAA
- the yfmH gene encoding EF-P 5-aminopentanol modification-associated protein YfmH, which translates to MNKTEYDRINETLYHEVLPNGLTVYLLPKNDYHKTYGLFSTNYGSIDNEFIPYGSDKKIKVPDGIAHFLEHKLFEKEDGDVFQLFGQQGASANAFTSFTKTSYLFSTTDQVEKNLTTLLDFVQAPYFTEETVNKEKGIIGQEIQMYEDDPNWRMFFGILNNLYPEHPLHIDIAGTVESIEAITADDLYTCYRTFYQPSNMVLFVVGKLEPEKLMELIRTNQNAKDFPPAQKIERYFPDNNGDIIAKSSMRSAITRDKFVLGIKGLDVLPAEGKELLRYKTALNLLFQLLLGNTSQNYLKMYNDGLIDDSFGFEFSLDREFHFADFSGDTDQPEKAAEKVKEILLHFEEDQELSEENLTLLKKKMLGQYFQTLNSLEYIANQFTQSLFGDQTLFDLPEIIESIQLADVLKVGRSFIKEEAFSEFYMQPNV; encoded by the coding sequence ATGAATAAAACAGAATATGATCGAATCAACGAAACACTGTACCATGAAGTATTACCAAATGGTTTGACTGTTTATTTATTACCTAAAAATGATTACCATAAGACATATGGTTTATTTAGTACAAATTACGGTTCGATCGATAATGAATTTATTCCATATGGTTCAGATAAAAAGATAAAAGTTCCAGATGGTATTGCCCATTTCTTGGAACATAAATTGTTTGAAAAAGAGGATGGCGATGTCTTTCAATTATTTGGACAACAAGGGGCCTCAGCTAACGCGTTTACCAGTTTTACCAAAACAAGTTATTTATTTTCAACGACAGATCAAGTTGAAAAAAATTTGACGACTTTACTTGATTTTGTCCAAGCACCTTATTTTACGGAAGAAACAGTTAATAAAGAAAAAGGGATCATTGGGCAAGAAATACAAATGTATGAAGATGATCCAAATTGGCGGATGTTTTTTGGCATTTTGAATAATTTATACCCTGAACATCCTTTGCATATCGATATAGCTGGCACAGTTGAAAGTATTGAAGCAATCACTGCTGATGATTTATACACGTGCTATCGGACATTTTATCAGCCAAGTAATATGGTCTTGTTCGTAGTAGGAAAATTAGAGCCGGAAAAGTTGATGGAATTGATTCGAACCAATCAAAATGCTAAGGATTTTCCACCAGCTCAAAAAATCGAACGTTATTTCCCTGACAATAATGGTGATATTATTGCGAAAAGCTCAATGCGCTCAGCAATCACTAGAGATAAGTTTGTCTTGGGAATCAAAGGGCTAGATGTTTTACCAGCAGAAGGGAAGGAATTATTGAGATACAAGACTGCTCTCAATCTTTTATTCCAATTGTTATTAGGGAATACTTCTCAAAATTATTTGAAAATGTACAATGATGGTTTAATTGATGACAGCTTCGGTTTTGAATTTAGTTTAGATCGAGAATTTCATTTTGCTGACTTTAGCGGAGACACGGATCAGCCAGAAAAAGCAGCTGAAAAAGTGAAAGAAATTCTTCTGCATTTTGAAGAGGATCAAGAACTGTCTGAAGAAAATCTAACATTGTTGAAGAAAAAGATGTTAGGACAATATTTCCAAACATTAAATTCACTGGAATACATTGCAAACCAATTCACGCAAAGCCTATTTGGGGATCAAACATTATTTGATTTACCAGAAATTATTGAATCCATTCAATTAGCAGATGTATTAAAAGTAGGTCGTTCTTTTATCAAAGAAGAAGCGTTCAGTGAGTTTTATATGCAGCCAAATGTCTGA
- the yfmF gene encoding EF-P 5-aminopentanol modification-associated protein YfmF — translation MTYQLAEGVNLHVLQTKQYKTVRIFVRFTTRLKKEVITKRSLLSSLLETNSLNYPDQTQLSAKLADLYGASFGTSVRKKGNLHWLDASINFVNGKYINDTSILNQAVAFLKEVLFYPNITGEKFDPATFALEKNNLKLYLESLNEDKQTMASLALQELYFDQSEAQKIPSFGTIEDLDELTAEVLADYYHQMITEDQIDIFVVGDVSPAEVQAAFSEWAFPERERLHPEIFYSQPQENIIKERQIEEPVTQAKLNLAYQTNVYYDQPDRFSLMVFNGLFGGFPHSKLFMNVREKESLAYYASSSIDTFRGFLSVQTGIDGRKRNQVLHLIHEQLESLRNGEVTELELTQTKAMLRNQYLLSLDAPQVAVETAYLENWLPETKLTADEWLKRMEKVTVEDIQKIARQIELQAIFFLDGGTTNE, via the coding sequence ATGACATATCAACTGGCAGAGGGTGTAAACCTCCACGTCTTGCAAACAAAACAATATAAAACGGTTCGTATCTTTGTTCGCTTTACTACGCGTTTAAAAAAAGAAGTCATCACGAAACGTTCCCTTTTAAGTAGCTTGTTAGAAACGAACAGTTTAAATTATCCTGACCAGACTCAGTTAAGTGCAAAATTGGCGGATCTTTATGGTGCTAGTTTTGGAACGTCCGTGAGAAAAAAAGGCAATCTTCACTGGTTGGATGCTAGCATCAACTTTGTCAATGGCAAGTATATCAACGATACCAGCATTTTAAACCAAGCTGTTGCTTTTTTGAAAGAAGTTCTCTTTTATCCAAACATTACGGGGGAAAAATTTGATCCAGCCACTTTTGCTTTAGAAAAAAACAATTTGAAACTTTATTTAGAGAGCTTAAATGAAGACAAGCAAACGATGGCTTCACTGGCGCTTCAAGAGTTGTATTTTGATCAGTCGGAGGCGCAGAAAATACCAAGTTTTGGAACAATCGAAGATCTAGATGAACTCACAGCTGAAGTGTTAGCTGACTATTATCATCAGATGATCACAGAAGATCAGATCGATATCTTCGTAGTGGGAGATGTCTCTCCTGCAGAAGTCCAAGCAGCTTTTAGTGAATGGGCATTTCCAGAGCGAGAAAGATTACACCCGGAAATTTTTTATAGCCAACCGCAAGAAAATATCATCAAAGAGCGACAGATCGAAGAACCAGTGACTCAGGCGAAATTAAATTTGGCTTATCAAACCAATGTCTATTATGACCAACCGGATCGTTTTTCATTGATGGTCTTCAATGGATTATTTGGCGGTTTCCCACACTCTAAATTATTTATGAATGTTCGTGAAAAAGAGAGCCTAGCTTACTATGCTTCCAGCAGCATTGATACTTTTCGTGGGTTCCTAAGTGTACAAACAGGAATTGATGGACGTAAACGTAACCAAGTATTGCATCTGATCCATGAACAATTAGAAAGTCTACGAAATGGGGAAGTCACAGAACTTGAATTGACACAAACTAAGGCCATGTTACGAAACCAATATCTATTATCATTAGATGCCCCACAAGTAGCTGTCGAGACTGCCTATTTAGAGAATTGGTTGCCAGAAACGAAATTAACAGCTGACGAATGGTTAAAACGGATGGAAAAAGTAACGGTCGAAGACATCCAAAAAATAGCTCGACAAATCGAGTTGCAGGCAATTTTCTTTTTAGACGGAGGTACAACAAATGAATAA
- the mscL gene encoding large conductance mechanosensitive channel protein MscL: MIKEFKEFIMRGDVLDLAVGVVIGSAFTSIVNQIVQGLITPLVGWVVAMITGTSDLEGALSILDWSPTKGVTFAFGNVISAIITFIITGFVLFLVVKAANHAKRLRPEKETEEAPAKPTAEDYLSDIRDLLAQQTAENNGRPTTQATVDQTTEK, translated from the coding sequence ATGATTAAAGAATTTAAAGAGTTTATTATGCGTGGCGACGTATTAGATTTAGCCGTTGGGGTTGTTATCGGGAGTGCATTTACTAGCATTGTCAATCAGATCGTTCAAGGTTTGATCACACCTCTTGTAGGCTGGGTTGTAGCGATGATTACTGGCACGTCTGATTTGGAAGGCGCCCTTTCTATCTTGGACTGGTCACCTACTAAAGGAGTTACGTTTGCTTTCGGCAATGTTATTAGTGCAATCATAACATTTATTATTACAGGGTTTGTCTTATTCTTAGTGGTAAAAGCAGCCAACCACGCTAAAAGATTACGTCCTGAAAAAGAAACAGAAGAAGCACCTGCCAAACCAACTGCTGAAGATTATTTGAGCGACATTCGTGATCTACTTGCACAACAAACAGCAGAAAACAACGGACGACCAACTACACAAGCAACCGTTGATCAGACAACTGAAAAATAA
- a CDS encoding Veg family protein, with product MPTTLATIKKDLEGRIGSPIMLVAQTGRKRQTERRGVLTETYPSVFVVDLDPEENSFERVSYSYSDVLTRTVEIEFLTEAV from the coding sequence ATGCCAACAACTTTAGCTACAATCAAAAAAGATTTAGAAGGTCGTATCGGCAGCCCAATCATGCTGGTTGCTCAGACAGGAAGAAAGCGTCAAACAGAACGCCGAGGCGTTTTAACAGAAACCTATCCTTCAGTATTCGTTGTTGATTTGGATCCTGAAGAAAATTCTTTTGAACGAGTATCGTATAGCTATTCAGATGTACTTACTCGAACAGTCGAGATTGAATTTTTAACTGAAGCAGTTTAA
- the pgsA gene encoding CDP-diacylglycerol--glycerol-3-phosphate 3-phosphatidyltransferase yields MNLPNKLTVLRICMIPIFILVVGLPLDWGQVTVGTTSLAVTQLVGAIIFALASITDWLDGKIARARGLVTNFGKFADPLADKMLVMTAFIMLVGQGKAPGWVVAIIVCRELAVTGLRLLLVEDGEVMAAAWPGKVKTATQMVAIILLFINNIPFNLINLPMDQIILYACLIFTIYSGVDYFMKNSGVFKGSM; encoded by the coding sequence GTGAATTTACCAAATAAATTAACTGTACTTAGAATTTGTATGATCCCGATTTTTATTTTAGTTGTCGGATTACCCTTAGATTGGGGACAAGTAACCGTAGGAACAACATCACTTGCTGTGACGCAATTAGTAGGAGCGATTATTTTTGCTTTAGCAAGTATTACCGATTGGCTCGATGGAAAAATTGCTCGTGCCAGAGGATTAGTCACCAATTTTGGAAAGTTTGCTGATCCATTAGCAGATAAAATGTTAGTGATGACCGCTTTTATCATGTTGGTGGGGCAAGGTAAGGCACCAGGATGGGTAGTTGCGATTATCGTTTGTCGAGAACTAGCTGTTACCGGTCTGCGACTATTGTTAGTCGAAGATGGGGAAGTCATGGCAGCAGCGTGGCCAGGAAAAGTAAAAACGGCTACGCAAATGGTGGCTATTATTTTGTTATTCATCAATAATATTCCATTTAATCTGATCAATTTACCGATGGATCAAATCATACTGTATGCTTGTTTGATCTTCACGATTTATTCAGGTGTTGATTATTTTATGAAAAATAGTGGTGTGTTCAAAGGTTCGATGTAA
- a CDS encoding competence/damage-inducible protein A yields the protein MKSEIIAVGTELLLGQVVNTNATFLSEQLADLGIDVYYQTVVGDNPDRLESLLQLAETRSDLIILCGGLGPTEDDLTKEVTAKHLGEELIQNTEGYKKLLAFFETTKRKMTENNLQQSQIIDGGIALPNRTGLALGTFYQTADHVYLLLPGPPSELKPMFIEQARPLLEQNFPSEEMLISKVLRFYGIGESQLVTELKDLIETQINPTIAPYAKPNEVTLRLTVKTKDKHAGNQALLVLEEKVLARVGEYFYGYGDDNSLPKVVVELLKERNQTITAAESLTAGAFQSALGEISGVSQVFPGGFITYSLETKAEFLHIDDALLKQHGTVSQECAEQMAIQARNLAKTDYAISFTGVAGPDTLEGQPAGTVWIAVATSEGEVISQKYQFTRDRSHIRNSAVMQGFDLIRRQLLRKNKCEYLFGFFLLFVIKNDMISTMKCRTDL from the coding sequence ATGAAATCAGAAATCATAGCAGTAGGGACAGAACTTTTACTAGGACAAGTAGTCAACACGAATGCCACGTTTTTATCCGAACAGTTAGCAGACCTCGGGATTGATGTGTATTATCAAACGGTGGTTGGTGATAATCCCGACCGCTTAGAATCATTACTCCAATTAGCAGAAACCAGAAGTGACTTGATCATTTTATGTGGAGGGTTGGGACCGACAGAAGACGACCTGACGAAAGAAGTTACTGCGAAACATCTAGGGGAAGAATTGATCCAAAACACCGAAGGCTATAAAAAATTGTTAGCATTTTTTGAAACGACCAAGCGTAAAATGACTGAAAATAATTTACAACAATCACAAATCATCGATGGGGGGATTGCTTTACCTAATCGCACAGGCTTAGCATTAGGTACGTTCTATCAAACAGCAGACCATGTCTATCTCTTGTTACCTGGACCACCGAGCGAATTAAAGCCAATGTTCATTGAACAAGCTCGCCCATTATTGGAGCAAAACTTTCCATCTGAAGAAATGCTGATCTCAAAAGTTTTACGTTTTTACGGTATCGGGGAATCCCAACTAGTCACAGAATTAAAAGACTTGATTGAAACACAGATCAACCCAACGATTGCCCCTTACGCAAAACCTAACGAAGTCACTTTACGATTAACTGTGAAGACCAAAGACAAACATGCAGGAAACCAAGCCTTACTTGTTTTGGAAGAAAAAGTATTGGCGAGAGTAGGTGAGTACTTCTATGGATATGGTGATGATAATTCATTGCCTAAAGTGGTCGTAGAATTATTAAAGGAAAGAAACCAAACAATAACTGCAGCAGAAAGTTTGACTGCTGGAGCCTTTCAATCAGCTTTGGGAGAGATCTCTGGTGTTTCTCAAGTCTTCCCAGGAGGCTTCATTACCTATTCTTTAGAAACTAAAGCAGAATTTTTACACATCGATGATGCACTATTGAAGCAGCATGGAACCGTCAGCCAAGAATGTGCAGAACAAATGGCTATCCAAGCACGTAATTTAGCAAAAACAGATTATGCGATTTCGTTTACTGGAGTGGCTGGACCAGATACCTTAGAAGGACAGCCAGCTGGAACAGTTTGGATCGCGGTTGCAACAAGCGAAGGGGAGGTCATTTCGCAGAAATACCAATTTACCAGAGACCGTTCTCATATAAGGAATAGCGCAGTAATGCAAGGATTTGATCTCATTAGAAGACAACTATTAAGAAAAAATAAATGCGAATATTTGTTCGGTTTTTTCTTGCTTTTTGTCATTAAAAACGATATGATTAGTACAATGAAATGTCGCACTGATTTGTGA
- a CDS encoding GNAT family N-acetyltransferase: MEHYVKKFADLTTQEFYEIVKERIAVFVVEQNCPYQEVDEIDSQAWHTYFKDEAGKISAYTRIFEEDGTIHFGRVLVNSEHRKEGLGRKIVQRTMEVIEANYPQRPIVIGAQVYLQSFYESFGFEAISDVYLEDDIPHIDMKKSS; the protein is encoded by the coding sequence ATGGAACATTATGTAAAAAAATTTGCAGATTTGACCACTCAAGAATTTTATGAGATTGTCAAAGAACGCATTGCTGTTTTTGTCGTAGAACAAAATTGTCCCTACCAAGAAGTGGATGAAATTGATAGCCAAGCTTGGCATACGTATTTCAAAGATGAAGCAGGGAAAATTTCTGCTTATACACGTATTTTTGAAGAAGATGGAACCATTCATTTTGGTCGAGTGTTGGTCAATAGTGAGCATCGTAAAGAAGGGTTGGGACGTAAGATCGTGCAACGTACGATGGAAGTAATTGAAGCCAATTACCCGCAACGACCGATCGTCATTGGGGCGCAAGTCTATCTTCAATCTTTTTATGAGTCATTTGGATTCGAGGCCATTTCAGATGTTTATTTAGAAGATGACATCCCCCATATCGATATGAAAAAATCGAGCTAA